One part of the Vicia villosa cultivar HV-30 ecotype Madison, WI linkage group LG6, Vvil1.0, whole genome shotgun sequence genome encodes these proteins:
- the LOC131615168 gene encoding uncharacterized protein LOC131615168 — protein MTNTKPSSKLDGDGDGVEEANGFEKYQETELFEDTLVICSPFTENEVEMLNLNDTEMVEDSEPEDLTIDAKCEYETEVVLDSEDEEMNNAGNVDEKSPAVSNFSVLFKKRLTKIPCEQANSKSNAATSGKSGTGGERASTNADSFNDNNHRFHSPEPEDSTLAALGFVDQYLSSLDMSLFQGVQNGKITREKSPHVSSARGSLSLAKKLNARTQNEDKDPFTWAESNQIKKEADTCSKKVEASFNFGRHGLAYKRRVQKKGSHSQNQGKYSAGNRCDENLAREPRMAADNNNFLKKLDIESFASRENVDIDSNVARTEDDYEIGLDTQIAAEAMDALANLSPADFHFRDAHQSENVPDASLSDLKQARQKSSPFKENPGSQPFALKFYKRNVSACRFRKVTYNSSFKHNNDQEEGIIRHRRNRNCLAAAYPGKIDDVKEKRLTLFTSSYGVAKKSSLNHQVEVSPHLSATSSFSKTDSWAYPKGPRGKRKRANAPRVLCNNDKENNVYSTTSLENRDDLKKKHINLSSCSYGVARKSSLNHQVEVSPKLSATSSFSNIDSWSYPKGSRGKRKRANAPSGACIDDKENNVYSTKSLEGRDDVQKSCLPSVSAGDAIKFENLRDTQPLLLAHVEVSSNKCVVLSSSEVSASVAPSEGIQVSNANHTCNEHRKKACEKILPKSSLLKELVRLGVPKSTSEIMSKDPRHRRDMTNVRVLLSQHLDDSILKQQQKILARLNISTASSSMEATHFIADKFTRTKNMLETMALGNLVLTHLWLESCGQANCFIDEKNYILRDMKKEKEIGFSMPVSLARARQKPLLKDKRVYVTPHVKPNKEVVASLVTAVHGQLVDEDQIFADKNDNILDDLLILSCEEDFAICRHFLERGASAYSSELVLNGIVIQKLELERHKLFVNQVPNNKLGKCNWFGKVYRRGLRPLSSE, from the exons ATGACGAACACTAAACCTTCATCTAAACTTGATGGTGATG GAGATGGAGTCGAAGAAGCGAATGGGTTTGAGAAGTATCAGGAAACTGAGCTTTTTGAGGATACTTTAGTTATTTGTAGTCCGTTTACAGAAAATGAGGTGGAAATGCTCAATCTGAATGATACCGAGATGGTAGAGGATTCGGAGCCTGAGGATTTGACAATTGATGCGAAATGTGAGTATGAGACAGAAGTGGTGCTTGATAGTGAGGACGAAGAAATGAATAATGCAGGCAACGTGGATGAAAAGAGTCCAGCTGTAAGCAATTTTTCGGTGCTATTCAAGAAGAGATTGACTAAGATACCGTGTGAGCAGGCAAACTCAAAATCAAATGCTGCTACTTCTGGGAAATCTGGTACTG GGGGCGAAAGAGCATCAACTAATGCTGACAGCTTCAATGACAACAACCATCGTTTTCACTCACCAGAACCTGAGGATTCAACCCTAGCTGCTCTAGGTTTCGTGGATCAGTACTTGTCATCGCTAGATATGAGCCTGTTTCAAGGAGTTCAAAATGGAAAGATCACTAGAGAGAAATCACCTCATGTCTCCAGTGCAAGAGGATCACTAAGTCTGGCTAAGAAACTTAACGCTCGAACTCAAAATGAAGATAAAGACCCTTTCACATGGGCTGAAagtaatcaaattaaaaaagaagCTGATACTTGCAGTAAAAAAGTTGAAGCATCTTTCAATTTTGGAAGACACGGACTGGCATATAAGAGAAGAGTACAAAAAAAAGGTAGTCATTCTCAGAACCAAGGAAAATACAGTGCAGGTAATAGATGTGATGAGAATTTAGCCCGAGAACCAAGAATGGCAGCTGACAATAATAACTTTCTCAAGAAATTGGATATTGAGTCCTTTGCCTCAAGAGAGAATGTTGATATTGATTCTAATGTAGCCCGCACAGAAGACGATTATGAAATTGGCTTAGACACTCAAATAGCTGCTGAAGCTATGGATGCCTTAGCCAATCTATCCCCTGCTGACTTTCATTTCAGGGATGCTCACCAATCAGAGAATGTGCCTGATGCATCTCTGAGTGATTTGAAACAAGCTCGTCAGAAAAGTTCTCCATTTAAAGAGAATCCTGGGTCACAGCCTTTTGCACTAAAATTCTACAAGAGAAATGTGTCTGCTTGTAGATTTAGAAAAGTAACTTATAATTCATCATTCAAGCACAATAACGATCAGGAGGAGGGGATTATTAGACATAGGAGGAACAGAAATTGTTTAGCTGCAGCATATCCAGGGAAGATAGATGATGTTAAGGAAAAACGTCTTACTTTATTTACCAGTTCATATGGCGTGGCTAAGAAGAGCAGTTTGAACCATCAGGTTGAAGTTAGTCCACACCTATCTGCAACTAGCAGTTTTTCAAAGACTGATTCTTGGGCTTATCCAAAAGGACCAAGAGGGAAAAGAAAGCGAGCTAATGCTCCTAGAGTTTTGTGTAACAATGATAAGGAAAACAATGTCTATTCCACTACAAGTCTAGAAAATCGCGATGATCTTAAGAAAAAACATATTAATTTATCTTCTTGTTCATATGGAGTGGCTAGAAAGAGCAGTTTGAACCATCAGGTTGAAGTTAGTCCAAAACTATCTGCAACCAGCAGTTTTTCAAACATTGATTCTTGGAGTTATCCAAAGGGATCAAGAGGGAAAAGAAAACGGGCTAATGCCCCAAGTGGTGCATGTATTGATGATAAAGAAAACAATGTCTATTCCACTAAAAGTCTAGAAGGCCGAGATGATGTGCAAAAATCTTGTCTTCCCTCAGTTTCAGCTGGTGATGCTATAAAATTTGAAAACCTGCGTGATACGCAACCCTTGTTGCTGGCACATGTTGAAGTATCATCAAACAAGTGTGTTGTACTGTCGAGTTCAGAAGTTTCAGCTTCAGTTGCTCCAAGTGAAGGCATACAAGTTTCCAATGCTAATCATACATGCAATGAGCACCGCAAAAAGGCATGTGAGAAAATCCTGCCAAAGTCTTCTCTTTTGAAGGAACTTGTCAGATTAGGAGTTCCCAAATCCACCTCAGAAATAATGAGTAAAGATCCGAGACATCGAAGAGATATGACAAATGTTCGAGTTCTGCTTAGCCAACATTTAGATGACAGTATCCTCAAGCAACAACAGAAG ATCTTGGCGCGTCTTAATATATCTACTGCGTCAAGCTCAATGGAAGCCACTCATTTCATAGCAGACAAGTTCACACGAACAAAGAATATGCTAGAAACAATGGCTCTTGGGAACTTAGTATTGACACACTTATGGCTTGAGAGTTGTGGACAAGCCAACTGTTTTATTGATgagaaaaattatattttgagagatatgaaaaaggaaaaagaaatagGCTTTAGCATGCCAGTTTCTCTTGCTCGAGCAAGACAAAAGCCACTCCTGAAG GATAAACGAGTATACGTAACACCACATGTAAAGCCTAATAAGGAGGTGGTTGCGAGCTTGGTTACAGCTGTTCATGGCCAG CTAGTGGATGAAGATCAGATATTTGCAGACAAGAATGATAATATCTTAGATGATCTATTGATTCTTTCTTGTGAAGAAGACTTTGCAATATGCCGCCATTTCCTTGAGAGAG GAGCTTCTGCTTACAGTTCAGAGCTTGTTCTGAATGGAATTGTTATCCAGAAATTGGAACTCGAAAG GCATAAACTGTTCGTGAATCAAGTTCCAAATAATAAACTAGGTAAATGTAATTGGTTTGGGAAGGTTTACAGAAGGGGTTTGAGGCCTTTATCTTCAGAATAG
- the LOC131615169 gene encoding uncharacterized protein LOC131615169 encodes MENSSSPIMDIEIKNTHPWIVKAILNQRVQVKNMVNWNEIIMKPKFSDESLDHLFFYCPTLRHIWLEVLDWIQMKHIPGDWKHELEWLIKTSKGKSNKTAVLKLAITETIYELWSYRNDKSFGNSVNNKSIRKKIIDTIVYRGWNSVKLKKYIAILMLGV; translated from the exons ATGGAAAATTCATCTTCACCAATTATGGACATTGAGATCAAAAACACACATCCGTGGATTGTGAAAGCCATCCTTAACCAAAGAGTTCAAGTGAAGAATATGGTCAATTGGAATGAGATTATCATGAAACCCAAGTTCA GTGATGAATCATTAgatcatttatttttttactgtCCCACCTTGAGGCATATTTGGCTAGAGGTTCTTGACTGGATACAAATGAAACATATACCAGGTGATTGGAAACATGAGTTGGAATGGTTAATCAAGACATCTAAAGGTAAAAGTAACAAAACTGCCGTTCTCAAGTTAGCCATCACAGAGACTATATATGAGTTATGGTCTTATAGAAATGACAAAAGCTTTGGAAATAGTGTGAATAATAAgagtataagaaaaaaaattatagacaCAATAGTTTATAGGGGATGGAACAGTGTGAAACTTAAGAAGTATATTGCTATCCTAATGTTAGGTGTTTGA
- the LOC131610865 gene encoding U1 small nuclear ribonucleoprotein C-like, producing MPRYYCDYCDTYLTHDSPSVRKQHNSGYKHKANVRSYYLQFEEQQTQSLIDQRIKEHLGQAAAFQQVGVAFNPMMAQRPSMPILPPPRFPIPGSAPGQQLFPGMRPLMPRPGPMAPGYYPAPGMPPTLPPPGAPSIPGQANTLPRPPTLAPPPMVPGTNSSAPASNGAPPMVSSAMYPTNSSAPSTGGYESYNANAQPPSTGGYESYNANAQPPSTGGYESYNANAQPPEGNH from the exons ATGCCTCG GTACTATTGTGACTATTGCGATACCTATCTGACTCACGATTCT CCATCTGTGAGAAAGCAGCATAATTCAGGTTACAAACACAAG GCAAATGTGAGGTCCTACTACCTGCAATTTGAAGAGCAACAAACACAAAGTTTAATTGATCAAAGGATTAAGGAACATCTTGGGCAAGCTGcggcgtttcagcaagttggtgTAGCTTTTAACCCCATGATGGCTCAAAGGCCTTCTATGCCCATCTTGCCACCACCAAGATTTCCAATTCCTGGAAGTGCACCAGGTCAACAACTATTCCCAGGGATGAGACCTCTTATGCCGAGGCCAGGTCCCATGGCACCAG GATATTATCCTGCACCTGGCATGCCACCAACTTTACCTCCACCTGGTGCTCCCTCGATACCTGGTCAGGCAAATACCCTGCCTAGGCCTCCGACACTAGCTCCCCCGCCGATGGTTCCTGGAACCAATTCATCAGCGCCAGCCTCCAATGGTGCTCCTCCCATGGTTTCATCAGCAATGTATCCAACCAATTCATCAGCACCATCAACCGGAGGCTATGAAAGTTACAATGCTAATGCTCAACCACCATCAACCGGAGGCTATGAAAGTTACAATGCTAATGCTCAACCACCATCAACCGGAGGCTATGAAAGTTACAATGCCAACGCTCAACCACCTGAGGGCAATCACTAA